One genomic window of Halolamina sediminis includes the following:
- a CDS encoding NYN domain-containing protein yields MDWVRRLFGEQREGVALFVDGPNVLRDEFDVDLDDVRAAAAASSRVVSARLYLNEQAPGSLIRAAEAHGFEVITTSGDVDVKLAVDVAEFVLRNGVETVAIASRDTDFKPALELAGREGVRTLAIAPGSYGRSDALRSAADESVTLEE; encoded by the coding sequence ATGGACTGGGTGCGGCGGCTGTTCGGCGAGCAGCGAGAGGGGGTTGCGCTGTTCGTCGACGGGCCGAACGTGTTACGCGACGAGTTCGACGTGGATCTGGACGACGTGCGTGCGGCCGCGGCCGCCTCGAGCCGGGTCGTGTCGGCGCGGCTCTACCTGAACGAGCAGGCGCCGGGCAGTCTGATCCGGGCGGCGGAGGCTCACGGGTTCGAGGTGATCACGACCAGCGGCGACGTCGACGTGAAACTCGCCGTCGACGTGGCCGAGTTCGTGCTCCGGAACGGTGTCGAGACCGTCGCGATCGCCTCACGGGACACGGACTTCAAGCCCGCGCTGGAGCTGGCCGGGCGGGAAGGCGTGCGGACGCTGGCGATCGCGCCGGGGAGCTACGGGCGCTCGGACGCGCTGCGGTCGGCGGCCGACGAGAGTGTGACGCTGGAGGAGTAG
- a CDS encoding SDR family oxidoreductase — MRPETVLITGCSSGIGRATAEAFLDDGWTVYATARDTDDIADLEAHENCVVDELDVTDDSDVRNVVNRILRNEDRIDCLVNNAGYAQFGPTEELPVEAVEDQFAVNVYGPHRLTRAVLPHMREAGAGTIVNLSSVAGRVSMPGGGAYSGSKFALEAMTDSLRWEVEGHGIDAVLIEPGPVRTNFTDRASEESDAAERTGAYEWFWSAFEDTQVLGGDGPGAVEPEAVATTIVDAANLTDPPARMPVGTFATLLVKSRFVPDSVVDLGMRFARKRFD, encoded by the coding sequence ATGCGACCGGAGACGGTGCTGATCACTGGCTGTTCGTCCGGCATCGGCCGCGCCACCGCCGAGGCGTTTCTCGACGACGGGTGGACGGTGTACGCGACCGCGCGGGACACCGACGATATCGCCGATCTCGAGGCCCACGAGAACTGCGTGGTCGACGAGCTCGACGTGACCGACGACAGCGACGTGCGCAACGTCGTGAACCGGATCCTCCGCAACGAGGACCGGATCGACTGTCTGGTCAACAACGCCGGCTACGCCCAGTTCGGCCCGACCGAGGAACTGCCCGTGGAGGCCGTCGAGGACCAGTTCGCGGTGAACGTCTACGGCCCCCACCGGCTCACGCGGGCGGTGCTCCCGCACATGCGCGAGGCTGGCGCGGGGACGATCGTGAACCTCTCCTCGGTGGCCGGGCGGGTGTCGATGCCCGGCGGCGGCGCCTACTCGGGCTCGAAGTTCGCGCTGGAGGCGATGACCGACTCGCTGCGCTGGGAGGTCGAGGGCCACGGCATCGACGCGGTGCTGATCGAGCCCGGCCCGGTCCGGACGAACTTCACCGACCGCGCGAGTGAGGAGAGCGACGCGGCCGAACGGACCGGCGCCTACGAGTGGTTCTGGTCGGCGTTTGAGGACACGCAGGTGCTCGGCGGCGACGGCCCCGGCGCGGTCGAACCCGAGGCCGTCGCGACGACGATCGTCGACGCCGCGAACCTCACGGACCCGCCCGCGCGGATGCCCGTGGGGACGTTCGCGACGCTGTTGGTGAAGAGCCGGTTCGTCCCGGACTCGGTGGTCGATCTGGGGATGCGGTTCGCGCGGAAGCGGTTCGATTAA
- a CDS encoding S8 family serine peptidase, whose product MSDGDSSQRGRRSVLKGIGALGATAAFAGVSTATPGRGAGPKKEEILVGVSATADDITSTVANYVPGNAEVVHSNDTLHYVAVKFPSTAADKARENFIEAITKKDHIKYAEKNATHEALATPNDPQFGDQYAPQQVNAPTAWDTTFGSSDVTIAVVDTGAQYDHPDLAGNYASDPGQDFVDSDGDPAPDDAQSEYHATHVSGCAAAVVDNGTGVAGQGNSTLINGRALDENGSGSTADIADAIQWAADQGADVINLSLGGGGYTETMKNAVSYATNNGALVTAAAGNNGSSSVSYPAAYSECLAVSAVDDGENLASFSQYGSSVELAAPGVDVLSTTTETRGGYEQLSGTSMATPVVSGVAGLTLAQWNSLSNSDLRSHLKNTAADIGLSSDEQGSGQVDAAAAVTTEPGSGGGDGGDGGDGGDSTSSSVSGSLSGYWDYDDYSYAWNYSSPSQVVIELDGPADADFDLYANTGTTANATPSDYDYGSYTADSQETIVIDAPDDATELQVDVDSYSGSGSYTMTVTEYQ is encoded by the coding sequence ATGTCAGACGGTGACAGCAGCCAACGCGGTCGACGGAGCGTTCTGAAAGGTATCGGCGCGCTGGGCGCCACTGCGGCCTTTGCGGGCGTGAGCACCGCGACCCCGGGCCGCGGCGCCGGGCCGAAGAAGGAGGAGATCCTCGTCGGCGTCTCCGCGACGGCCGACGACATCACGAGCACCGTCGCGAACTACGTGCCGGGCAACGCCGAGGTCGTCCACAGCAACGACACGCTGCACTACGTCGCGGTGAAGTTCCCGAGCACGGCCGCCGATAAGGCCCGAGAGAACTTCATCGAGGCCATCACGAAGAAAGACCACATCAAGTACGCCGAGAAGAACGCCACCCACGAGGCGCTGGCGACGCCGAACGATCCGCAGTTCGGCGACCAGTACGCGCCCCAGCAGGTGAACGCGCCGACGGCGTGGGACACGACGTTCGGGAGTTCGGACGTGACGATCGCCGTCGTCGACACGGGCGCACAGTACGACCACCCGGACCTCGCGGGCAACTACGCCAGCGACCCGGGACAGGACTTCGTGGATAGCGACGGTGATCCGGCGCCGGACGACGCCCAGAGCGAGTACCACGCGACCCACGTCTCCGGCTGTGCGGCGGCGGTCGTCGACAACGGCACCGGCGTCGCCGGGCAGGGGAACTCCACGCTGATCAACGGCCGCGCGCTGGACGAGAACGGCAGCGGCTCCACCGCTGACATCGCCGACGCGATCCAGTGGGCCGCCGATCAGGGCGCCGACGTGATCAACCTCAGCCTCGGCGGTGGCGGCTACACGGAGACGATGAAGAACGCGGTGAGCTACGCCACGAACAACGGCGCGCTCGTGACCGCGGCGGCGGGGAACAACGGCTCCTCGTCGGTCTCCTACCCCGCGGCGTACTCCGAGTGTCTCGCGGTCTCGGCGGTCGACGACGGCGAGAACCTCGCGTCGTTCTCCCAGTACGGCAGTTCGGTCGAACTCGCCGCCCCGGGCGTCGACGTGCTCTCGACGACGACGGAGACCCGCGGCGGGTACGAGCAGCTTTCGGGCACCTCGATGGCGACGCCGGTGGTCTCCGGCGTCGCCGGCCTCACGCTGGCCCAGTGGAACTCGCTCTCGAACAGTGACCTCCGGAGCCACCTCAAGAATACGGCCGCCGACATCGGGCTCTCCAGCGACGAGCAGGGGAGCGGGCAGGTCGACGCCGCGGCAGCAGTTACCACCGAGCCCGGTAGCGGCGGCGGGGACGGCGGCGACGGCGGCGACGGCGGCGACTCCACGTCGTCGTCGGTCAGCGGTAGCCTCTCGGGCTACTGGGACTACGACGACTACAGCTACGCGTGGAACTACAGTAGCCCCTCGCAGGTCGTGATCGAACTCGACGGCCCCGCTGACGCCGACTTCGACCTCTACGCCAACACCGGCACCACCGCGAACGCGACGCCGAGCGACTACGACTACGGCTCCTACACCGCCGACAGTCAGGAGACGATCGTGATCGACGCCCCCGACGACGCCACGGAGCTCCAGGTCGACGTGGACTCCTACAGCGGTTCGGGGAGCTACACGATGACGGTCACCGAGTACCAGTAA
- a CDS encoding rhomboid family intramembrane serine protease: MATCDECGKQENMPYECRRCGGSFCAEHRLPENHDCPGLEWDDPVGVFDQAEERDAGRSGGSRAGLRRRARSLWRSYVQNNATFVFLLLMWVAWVIQLALRVFAPTLEPTLFWLQSEHPEYVWTWVTSVFAHGGIVHIAANSIGIFFFGQVVERRIGTKRFVGLFLVSGAVAGLAQIGASIALSPGIPTSVVGASGALLAIMGVLTILNPGLTVYLWFFLPVPIWALTIGFAALSLLQGFGQIAGGAGIAHWAHLAGLAIGLAYGLYVQDQVEPPRQLQFGGGRGPGGPGRGGGRF; this comes from the coding sequence ATGGCGACGTGTGACGAGTGTGGGAAGCAAGAGAACATGCCCTACGAGTGTCGCCGGTGTGGCGGCTCGTTCTGTGCGGAGCATCGACTCCCGGAGAACCACGACTGTCCGGGGCTGGAGTGGGACGACCCCGTCGGCGTGTTCGATCAGGCCGAGGAGCGCGACGCCGGCAGGAGCGGGGGAAGCCGCGCCGGCCTCCGACGCCGTGCGCGCTCGCTCTGGCGGAGCTACGTACAGAACAACGCGACGTTCGTGTTCCTGCTGTTGATGTGGGTGGCGTGGGTGATCCAGCTCGCGCTCCGCGTCTTCGCGCCGACGCTGGAGCCGACGCTGTTCTGGCTCCAGTCCGAACACCCCGAGTACGTCTGGACGTGGGTCACGTCGGTGTTCGCCCACGGCGGCATCGTCCACATCGCGGCCAACAGCATCGGGATCTTCTTCTTCGGCCAGGTGGTCGAGCGCCGCATCGGCACCAAGCGCTTCGTCGGGCTGTTCCTCGTCTCGGGGGCGGTCGCCGGGCTCGCACAGATCGGGGCGAGCATCGCGCTCTCCCCCGGCATCCCGACCTCGGTCGTCGGCGCCAGCGGGGCGCTGCTGGCGATCATGGGCGTGCTCACCATCTTGAACCCGGGGCTGACCGTCTACCTCTGGTTCTTCCTCCCGGTGCCGATCTGGGCGCTCACCATCGGCTTCGCCGCGCTCAGCCTGCTCCAAGGGTTCGGGCAGATCGCCGGCGGCGCCGGGATCGCCCACTGGGCCCACCTCGCCGGGCTCGCGATCGGGCTGGCCTACGGGCTGTACGTCCAGGACCAGGTCGAGCCGCCGAGACAGCTCCAGTTCGGCGGCGGCCGTGGACCGGGCGGCCCCGGCCGCGGCGGCGGACGGTTCTGA
- a CDS encoding helix-turn-helix domain-containing protein: protein MTENAERRLARRIAGEVVISDDPGATLRKWRTDFEVSQTALAEELGVSSSVVSDYESGRRESPGIGVVRRLVEGLLAIDAARGGAHIRQYARVVTAGFESDIVLDLREYTRAVPMAEFYEATGATELADGGAEHVNGHTVIDSIEAITRLSSEEFYRLYGESTDRALVFTEVTRGESPLVALRVLTPTPNAVVLHGIEPEDVWDHAPTLAKRDGFSLAASTKDLDEMLADLRALP from the coding sequence GTGACCGAGAACGCAGAGCGCCGACTCGCCCGCCGGATCGCCGGCGAAGTGGTGATCTCCGACGACCCGGGCGCGACGCTGCGGAAGTGGCGCACCGACTTCGAGGTGTCCCAGACGGCGCTGGCCGAGGAGCTCGGCGTCTCCTCGTCGGTCGTCTCGGACTACGAGAGCGGCCGCCGGGAGAGCCCCGGGATCGGCGTCGTCCGCCGGCTCGTGGAGGGACTGCTCGCGATCGACGCCGCCCGCGGCGGCGCGCACATCCGCCAGTACGCGCGGGTGGTGACCGCGGGGTTCGAGAGCGACATCGTGCTCGATCTCCGGGAGTACACCCGCGCGGTCCCGATGGCCGAGTTCTACGAGGCCACCGGCGCGACCGAACTCGCCGACGGCGGCGCCGAGCACGTCAACGGCCACACCGTGATCGACAGCATCGAGGCAATCACCCGCCTCTCCAGCGAGGAGTTCTACCGCCTCTACGGTGAGTCGACCGATCGTGCGCTCGTGTTCACCGAGGTGACCCGCGGCGAGTCGCCGCTGGTGGCGCTGCGCGTGCTGACGCCGACGCCCAACGCGGTCGTGCTCCACGGGATCGAGCCCGAGGACGTGTGGGACCACGCGCCCACGCTCGCAAAGCGGGACGGGTTCTCGCTCGCGGCGTCGACGAAGGATCTCGACGAGATGCTGGCGGACCTGCGGGCGCTCCCGTGA
- a CDS encoding endonuclease V has protein sequence MEALQREIADAAVFADDLPFDPATVGVDGPVEADSTGNERLGSSDAPVIVGVDQSFLEERAVSAIVAVQDGAVIERTHAVTPLSIPYIPGLLAFREGGPILAAFEALAVDPDLAVFDGSGRIHFRQAGIATHVGVALGLPSIGVAKNLLCGTPAEPVDDRPAGWSTPIEADDSVVDRRETTEKRAGSETTREQDVEAHAGTTIGHAYQSRQWDRNQSINPLYVSPGHRVSASTTVELVDALCAGYKLPEPTRLADRYADDVKAEHE, from the coding sequence ATGGAGGCGCTCCAGCGCGAGATCGCCGATGCAGCCGTCTTCGCCGACGACCTCCCGTTCGATCCCGCGACTGTCGGTGTGGACGGGCCAGTCGAGGCCGACAGCACCGGTAACGAGCGGCTCGGCAGCAGCGACGCGCCGGTGATCGTTGGGGTCGACCAGTCGTTCCTCGAGGAGCGCGCGGTGTCGGCGATCGTCGCGGTGCAGGACGGTGCCGTGATCGAGCGGACCCACGCGGTGACGCCGCTGTCGATCCCCTATATCCCGGGCCTGCTCGCGTTCCGCGAGGGCGGGCCGATCCTCGCGGCGTTCGAAGCGCTCGCCGTCGACCCCGACCTCGCGGTGTTCGACGGCTCCGGCCGGATCCACTTCCGGCAGGCCGGGATCGCGACCCACGTCGGTGTCGCGCTCGGCCTGCCCAGTATCGGCGTCGCGAAGAACCTCCTCTGTGGGACGCCCGCCGAGCCCGTCGATGACCGTCCCGCGGGCTGGTCGACCCCGATCGAGGCCGACGACAGCGTGGTCGACCGACGGGAGACCACGGAGAAGCGAGCGGGGAGTGAAACGACCCGCGAGCAGGATGTCGAGGCGCACGCGGGCACCACGATCGGCCACGCTTACCAGTCCCGACAGTGGGATCGGAATCAGTCGATCAACCCCCTGTACGTCTCGCCGGGCCACCGCGTCTCGGCGTCGACGACGGTCGAGTTGGTGGACGCGCTGTGTGCGGGGTACAAGCTCCCCGAGCCGACCCGGCTCGCGGATCGCTACGCCGACGACGTGAAGGCAGAGCACGAGTAG
- a CDS encoding class I SAM-dependent methyltransferase has product MSDYATTDDPAARFATTAQQYAVYRPEYDDKAIDALRERFLDGTGRLLDLGCGTGRLGVTLAPHVEEVVGVDPNEAMLDHARERASVVGAENTEWRVGSDADLPAMADEFDPLRLTVMGRSFHWMNQGRTLDTLYDITEAGGGVALLSDTEWLARGTADWQDAVYEVLTEYLDDPPERTGPVEYDESWADLLDEHGFSAEKCVFDVEREWDADGVVGYLLSLSFCSPAVLGDDRERFESAVRERLTEFDEPYEEDATVDVIAGER; this is encoded by the coding sequence ATGAGCGACTATGCGACGACCGACGATCCGGCGGCACGCTTCGCGACGACCGCCCAGCAGTACGCCGTCTATCGTCCGGAGTACGACGACAAAGCCATCGACGCCCTGCGCGAGCGGTTCCTCGACGGCACCGGCCGGCTGCTCGACCTCGGCTGTGGTACCGGCCGCCTCGGCGTCACGCTGGCGCCCCACGTCGAGGAAGTCGTCGGCGTCGACCCGAACGAGGCGATGCTCGACCACGCCCGCGAACGCGCGAGCGTCGTCGGCGCCGAGAACACCGAGTGGCGGGTCGGCAGCGACGCCGACCTGCCGGCGATGGCCGACGAGTTCGACCCGCTCCGACTGACCGTGATGGGCCGGTCGTTCCACTGGATGAACCAGGGGCGGACGCTCGACACGCTGTACGACATCACCGAAGCCGGTGGCGGCGTCGCGCTGCTGAGCGACACCGAGTGGCTGGCCCGCGGCACCGCCGACTGGCAGGACGCGGTGTACGAGGTCCTCACCGAGTACCTCGACGATCCGCCCGAACGCACTGGCCCCGTCGAGTACGACGAGTCGTGGGCCGATCTGCTCGACGAGCACGGCTTCAGCGCCGAGAAATGCGTGTTCGACGTCGAACGCGAGTGGGACGCCGACGGCGTGGTCGGCTACCTGCTCTCGCTTTCCTTCTGCTCGCCCGCCGTCCTCGGCGACGACCGCGAGCGCTTCGAGAGTGCGGTCCGGGAGCGACTGACCGAGTTCGACGAGCCGTACGAGGAGGATGCGACAGTCGACGTGATCGCTGGCGAACGGTAG
- a CDS encoding HVO_0476 family zinc finger protein, with protein MSDSAERVPLTCPSCSPHEQTVHEVLSPGGQSTVRCTECGHVHKQTIETPDEITVDVVVSQDGDSYKTTLDAESEESVEAGDEFVVETEAAIQQVEVTSIEVGPERRTEHAEMDEVETVWTRVVDNVGVNVTIHPKEGDGRNEQSRSTKVFLPGDFEFVVGESHELGDDEFTVDSLQLRDAIADDYRHKKLDHEGDLAFAKDIKRVFGRDERTSAWSAW; from the coding sequence ATGAGCGATTCAGCCGAGCGCGTCCCCCTCACCTGTCCGTCCTGCTCGCCCCACGAGCAGACGGTCCACGAGGTGCTGTCGCCGGGCGGGCAGTCGACGGTTCGCTGTACGGAGTGTGGCCACGTCCACAAGCAGACGATCGAGACCCCCGACGAGATCACTGTCGACGTGGTGGTCTCACAGGACGGCGACTCGTACAAGACCACCCTCGATGCCGAGAGCGAGGAGTCGGTCGAGGCCGGCGACGAGTTCGTCGTCGAGACCGAGGCGGCGATCCAGCAGGTCGAGGTCACGAGCATCGAGGTCGGCCCCGAGCGCCGCACCGAACACGCCGAGATGGACGAGGTCGAGACCGTCTGGACCCGCGTCGTCGACAACGTCGGCGTCAACGTCACCATCCACCCCAAAGAGGGCGACGGGCGCAACGAGCAGTCCCGCAGCACCAAGGTGTTCCTCCCGGGCGACTTCGAGTTCGTCGTCGGCGAGAGCCACGAGCTCGGCGACGACGAGTTCACGGTCGACAGCCTCCAGCTCCGTGACGCGATCGCGGACGACTACCGACACAAGAAGCTCGACCACGAGGGCGACCTCGCGTTCGCGAAGGACATCAAGCGCGTCTTCGGCCGCGACGAGCGGACCAGCGCCTGGTCGGCCTGGTAG
- a CDS encoding ArsA family ATPase, with protein MSEIDVEPVDAVEDEESVDVASASHDAPETLDVETALPETVDAPEYVLYGGKGGVGKTTCAAATALASAAAGTKTLVVSTDPAHSLSDTLDTDIPAHPSRLREDVPLWGVEIDPDAAMEEGFFAAQQEEGPVGDLAGMLGDGAGMESLLGGTMPGADEAAAMQKLIEHMDDPRFDRVVVDTAPTGHTLRLLQLPEMLDTMVGRMVKLRQQFSGMMDGIKGVFGGDDEEGAGRQDLDELKERIERLRTLLRDPERTDFRVVMVPETMSVTESERLVERLDEFDIPVSTLVVNRVMEDPADVADLDDVDDGWIVTPNLEECEFCQRRWSVQQDALGRASDLYRGRDVKRVPLLADDVRGEAALRVVAACLD; from the coding sequence ATGAGCGAGATCGACGTGGAGCCGGTCGACGCCGTCGAGGACGAGGAGTCCGTCGACGTGGCGTCGGCCAGCCACGACGCCCCCGAAACGCTCGACGTGGAAACTGCCCTCCCCGAGACTGTCGACGCGCCGGAGTACGTCCTCTACGGCGGGAAAGGCGGTGTCGGGAAGACTACCTGCGCCGCGGCGACGGCGCTTGCCTCCGCCGCAGCCGGGACGAAGACGCTCGTCGTGTCGACGGACCCCGCACACTCGCTGTCGGACACGCTCGACACCGACATCCCGGCCCACCCGAGCCGGCTCCGGGAGGACGTGCCGCTGTGGGGCGTCGAGATCGACCCCGACGCCGCGATGGAGGAGGGCTTCTTCGCCGCCCAGCAGGAGGAAGGCCCAGTCGGCGACCTCGCGGGGATGCTCGGCGACGGCGCGGGGATGGAGTCGCTGCTCGGCGGCACGATGCCCGGCGCCGACGAGGCCGCGGCGATGCAGAAGCTAATCGAGCACATGGACGACCCGCGGTTCGACCGCGTCGTCGTCGATACGGCGCCGACGGGGCACACGCTGCGGCTGCTCCAGCTCCCCGAGATGCTCGACACGATGGTCGGGCGAATGGTGAAGCTCCGCCAGCAGTTCTCCGGGATGATGGACGGCATCAAGGGCGTGTTCGGCGGCGACGACGAGGAAGGGGCGGGCAGGCAGGACCTCGACGAGCTCAAGGAGCGAATCGAACGCCTGCGCACGCTGCTTCGGGATCCCGAACGGACGGACTTCCGGGTGGTGATGGTGCCCGAGACGATGAGCGTCACCGAATCCGAACGCCTCGTCGAGCGCCTGGACGAGTTCGACATCCCGGTCAGCACGCTCGTGGTCAACCGCGTGATGGAGGATCCCGCCGACGTGGCGGATCTCGACGACGTCGACGACGGCTGGATCGTCACGCCCAATCTCGAGGAGTGTGAGTTCTGCCAGCGCCGGTGGTCGGTGCAACAGGACGCGCTGGGGCGAGCAAGCGACCTGTACCGCGGCCGCGACGTGAAGCGCGTGCCGCTGCTGGCCGACGACGTACGTGGGGAAGCTGCGTTGCGTGTGGTTGCGGCGTGTCTGGACTGA
- a CDS encoding amino acid permease, with translation MVERTRTLGFRVAFALGLGTMIAAGIFSLSGTAVYRIGSSAVISFVIAALVASITAAAYSEFASIYSENGGGYLFTSRTFEERDLLTYAIGASLFLGYTGTTAFYLATMDEWFFLFILPESVGSVLPHGTVGITAALLLGTLNARGTEESGAFQVIVTAAKVAVLFVFIGGAINFAGPGQATATFTGSFGSVIGQSTDILSVAALAFITFFGFSAIAASAGEIIDPKNTVPKAIAASIVTVTVLYTFVIVAMVNTPETIAGQPRGEVLQAGETAMGKVAAAFLGPFGQLLIVAGAVFSMVSASNASILAASGIGSLMGRQGDAPRKLSRIHPDYGTPFFSVSAATAVIAGLIFVFITLFGHHGLLGSVDVVPTLGLNPLTGFATFNLLVPLSVVNIALIYSRRNKPDLTRGFEMPLVPYLPILGVIANVALVYKLPTLGVIIGVALTLTVVGAYVFWGGAPEAEELVHEAAGERQVISSVGDAGGGRTLPSVDDRFTVLVPVNRLERAVDHARLASRIGELYDGAPVVKVLNTVDVPDQADSTAFLDTAEERMRKLESELAAIEDEVSADLLAEGHVSRDVAFDILQTARDDEVDRILMGIPEEHPHITEQVEYEAPCDTLFVGGGEQPDDLSRVTIGAGGGPHHNALLDLAERLGDVGSRIDVVSVEPEGESGIAEDVEPTLAVFDDDEDVHVHNLAGENIAATLVEQAAERDATLIIGATRTRFLRQWVFGSTTDRAVSLAEEQGVPVIVYATAAAGGYRGRLSEALFAPYRYLRKHL, from the coding sequence GTGGTAGAACGAACTCGTACCCTCGGCTTCCGCGTCGCGTTCGCGCTGGGGCTGGGCACGATGATCGCAGCGGGGATTTTCTCGCTGTCCGGGACCGCCGTCTACCGGATCGGCTCCAGCGCGGTCATCTCCTTCGTCATCGCGGCACTGGTCGCGAGCATCACCGCCGCGGCGTACTCGGAGTTCGCGTCGATCTACTCCGAGAACGGCGGCGGCTACCTGTTCACCTCCCGCACGTTCGAGGAGCGGGACCTGCTGACCTACGCCATCGGCGCGTCGCTGTTTCTGGGGTACACGGGAACGACCGCCTTCTACCTCGCGACGATGGACGAGTGGTTCTTCCTGTTCATCCTCCCCGAGTCGGTCGGGTCGGTGCTCCCCCACGGGACGGTCGGGATCACTGCCGCACTCCTGCTGGGAACGCTGAACGCGCGGGGGACCGAGGAGTCCGGCGCGTTCCAGGTGATCGTCACGGCGGCGAAGGTGGCGGTCCTGTTCGTGTTCATCGGCGGCGCGATCAACTTCGCCGGCCCCGGGCAAGCGACCGCGACGTTCACCGGCAGCTTCGGCAGCGTGATCGGGCAGTCCACCGACATCCTCTCGGTGGCCGCGCTGGCGTTCATCACCTTCTTCGGCTTCTCCGCCATCGCGGCCTCGGCGGGCGAGATCATCGACCCGAAGAACACGGTGCCGAAAGCGATCGCGGCCTCGATCGTCACGGTCACTGTGCTCTACACGTTCGTCATCGTCGCGATGGTGAACACGCCGGAAACCATCGCCGGCCAGCCACGCGGCGAGGTGCTACAGGCTGGCGAGACCGCGATGGGGAAAGTCGCCGCCGCGTTCCTCGGTCCGTTCGGGCAGCTACTGATCGTCGCGGGCGCCGTGTTCTCGATGGTATCGGCGTCGAACGCGTCGATCCTTGCGGCCTCCGGAATCGGCTCGCTGATGGGCCGGCAGGGCGACGCCCCCCGAAAGCTCTCCCGGATCCATCCCGACTACGGGACGCCGTTCTTCTCGGTGAGCGCCGCGACCGCGGTGATCGCGGGGCTGATCTTCGTGTTCATCACGCTGTTTGGCCACCACGGCCTGCTCGGCAGCGTCGACGTGGTCCCGACGCTCGGTCTCAACCCACTGACAGGGTTCGCGACGTTCAATCTCCTCGTGCCGCTGTCGGTGGTGAACATCGCACTGATCTACTCCCGGCGGAACAAGCCCGATCTCACCCGCGGCTTCGAGATGCCGCTCGTTCCCTACCTCCCGATCCTGGGGGTGATCGCCAACGTCGCGCTGGTGTACAAGCTGCCGACCCTCGGCGTGATTATCGGGGTCGCGCTAACGCTGACGGTCGTCGGCGCCTACGTCTTCTGGGGCGGCGCGCCCGAGGCCGAGGAGCTGGTCCACGAGGCCGCGGGTGAACGCCAGGTGATCAGCTCCGTCGGCGACGCCGGCGGGGGCCGGACGCTCCCGAGCGTCGACGACCGCTTCACGGTGCTGGTGCCGGTGAACCGCCTCGAGCGCGCGGTCGACCACGCGCGGTTGGCTTCGCGCATCGGCGAACTGTACGACGGGGCGCCGGTCGTGAAGGTGCTCAACACCGTCGACGTGCCGGATCAGGCCGACTCGACGGCGTTTCTGGACACGGCCGAGGAGCGCATGCGGAAGCTGGAGTCCGAGCTCGCAGCGATCGAGGACGAGGTGTCGGCTGACCTGCTCGCGGAGGGGCACGTCTCCCGGGACGTGGCATTCGATATCCTTCAGACCGCCCGCGACGACGAGGTCGACCGCATCCTGATGGGGATCCCCGAGGAGCACCCCCACATCACCGAGCAGGTGGAGTACGAGGCGCCGTGTGACACGCTGTTCGTCGGGGGCGGGGAGCAGCCCGACGACCTCTCGCGGGTCACTATCGGCGCCGGCGGCGGCCCGCACCACAACGCGCTGCTCGACCTGGCCGAACGGCTGGGCGACGTGGGGAGCCGCATCGACGTCGTGAGCGTCGAGCCGGAGGGCGAGAGCGGGATCGCGGAGGACGTCGAGCCGACGCTCGCGGTGTTCGACGACGACGAGGACGTCCACGTCCACAATCTCGCCGGCGAGAACATCGCGGCGACACTGGTCGAGCAGGCCGCCGAGCGCGACGCAACGCTGATAATCGGCGCGACCCGAACCCGGTTCCTGCGCCAGTGGGTGTTCGGCTCCACGACCGACCGCGCGGTGTCGCTGGCCGAGGAGCAGGGCGTGCCGGTGATCGTCTACGCGACTGCCGCGGCCGGCGGCTACCGTGGCCGCCTCAGCGAGGCGCTGTTCGCGCCGTACCGCTACCTCCGCAAGCACCTGTAG